The sequence GATAATTGCTGGTGTTGTTTGACCCACAGTATCAGACACACCAAGGAAGCTTCAGTATCTCCTTGAGCCGCCTGTCCATGTAGAAGTCACCAGCCGAAGGGGAGAAAATGTCACCTTGCCATGCATTCTCAGAACAAAACCGAGCCATTACAAAATCAAATGGACAAAACTGGAGCCTGGGCACAACGGCCAAGAGAACATCATCATGATATCAAATGCAAAGGCCTTCAAGCCGTATGGCCATCTTGGACAGCGGGCTTCTCTTCGGAGAGCTCACTCCATGGACGCCTCTCTGCACCTcagtcatcttgaactggaGGATGGTGGCAGGTATCGCTGTGAGCTGATAAATGGCATAGAGGATGAAAATATTATCATTACTTTGAGGATTGAAGGTAACTGAAGCAACCATTGGTATTTGCTAAAATGCTGAATATTTTCTCTCCAGTACGTTCCACTTGTGAAGaagcaaaatatgttttatatctGCCAGCTGTCCTGTAAACACTGTAAAATCTGTACTTGAAATGTGTTTGTACCTGCATAGGGGCTATTTTGGGggtaaacaaacactgactttgtttcTAGGTGTGGTTTTCCCGTATCAAAGTAAAAACGGCCGCTACAAGTTTACATACTATGAAGCCAAAGAAGCGTGTGCTGAGCAAGATGGTGTCTTAGCCACATACAGCCAGCTCTACAGAGGTACCACACACTGTCCGTCCTTCCCAACTGTAAACACTGTTAAGCTACGTCTCATCACTctgtctcctcctgcagcttggACTGAGGGTTTGGACTGGTGTAATGCAGGTTGGATTCATGATGGAACAGTTCATTATCCGATTGTACAGCCCAGACCCGTATGTGGTGGAGATCTGCCTCCAGGCATTCGCAGTTATGGACCAAAAGATCAGAAACATGATCGCTTTGATGCtttctgtttcacttctcaGACATCTGGTAAGTCAGACAGTAGGCTTTAGTGGAAACTTGACTTTTACTATGTTTACAAAGAGACCATAAAGAAGACATAATGTACCTGTATGTATAATCTTCTCATCTCATAACCTTAAAAGCCCAGAGTCCCACCCACCTTAACACCACCATAGGGCTTTAATGTGGTTAATATTAAAAGGTTGTAAATTATACCAAAAATTGACTCATAAATAAATAGCAGTGTGCttacatgtttaaaactttgcaaagtaTTCAAATGATGTTTTCTGGTGTCACAGGCTCTGTCTCCTACATATCTGGGTCCTTCTCCTTTGACCAGGCCGTGCACGCCTGCAAACATCAGGGAGCTGAGTTGGCTTCGGTCGGCCAGCTTTATGCCGCCTGGCGTTTTCAGAACTATGACCAGTGTAACGGTGGTTGGCTTCAAGATGGCAGCGTACGGTTTCCCATTAGCAACCCGAGGAAAAATTGTGGAGGTATGCCAGAAGCAGGGGTGCGGTCATTTGGATTCCCCAGCAAAACAACCCATCTTTATGGAGCTTACTGCTATAGGtagcctaaaagtaaaaagaaaagatgtagATAAAGTTTGGCTACTAACCATGAAAACCTGGGAAATGAAGACGTTGAATattcagttgtagttgttttaaacaacacaaactgctgGGATGGATGAAATAGTTAAAACAGTGGAAGCAAATGCAATGTATTTAAGTACACATACACAATCAGCTTCTAACAGATGTAATGTGTCTCTGACCTGCTTTCTATGAACTCATTCAAGCAGCAAAAACTTCTATTAATGGTGAACTGCTTATtctgtaaaatgatttaattcaaGAAAGATTTGTCTGCATGCTAACTTTGGATCTGCCAATAAaacatggggggaaaaaattgtGTGATTTTATAAAAATCTCTCATCAGAGGCAACAAATGCTGGTTGTCACCACAGAATagtcacatttgtttgtttgtttctattccAATTTCCTGTCAGCACTGGAATGA is a genomic window of Kryptolebias marmoratus isolate JLee-2015 linkage group LG16, ASM164957v2, whole genome shotgun sequence containing:
- the hapln2 gene encoding hyaluronan and proteoglycan link protein 2 is translated as MATFKINCAIILLLMSNCFTWSSASYTPNRAVSDTPRKLQYLLEPPVHVEVTSRRGENVTLPCILRTKPSHYKIKWTKLEPGHNGQENIIMISNAKAFKPYGHLGQRASLRRAHSMDASLHLSHLELEDGGRYRCELINGIEDENIIITLRIEGVVFPYQSKNGRYKFTYYEAKEACAEQDGVLATYSQLYRAWTEGLDWCNAGWIHDGTVHYPIVQPRPVCGGDLPPGIRSYGPKDQKHDRFDAFCFTSQTSGSVSYISGSFSFDQAVHACKHQGAELASVGQLYAAWRFQNYDQCNGGWLQDGSVRFPISNPRKNCGGMPEAGVRSFGFPSKTTHLYGAYCYR